Proteins encoded together in one Rubripirellula reticaptiva window:
- a CDS encoding serine/threonine-protein kinase — MTLVAVFESLSGESYIQRREMNHDQTEHQSEDGQSTSKKLSMRATTPPAEVPGHRLTRFLGSGAFGQVWVGINLNTGRNVAVKFYLHRGGVNWSLLSREVKNLVTLSADRHVVQVLEVGWDADPPYYVMELVGGGSLEDLLEARPRLPVTEAVEMFRAICVGLSHCHSKGVLHCDIKPANILLGDDGEPRLADFGQSRLSHEQTPALGTLFYMAPEQADLSSTPDASWDVYAVGAILYRMLVGSPPYRSDQVVGQIDTAGSLTKRLERYREAIASGSLPDGHVQHRGVDRPLARIISRCLSVKPEARYGNIQQILDDLDRRNESRSRKPLMLLGIVGPLLVLLATSFFGYRSIKQASASTMSALRTEAFGSNKLAASFAARTLESEIGRYFQLTTDEASRSKLIEQLQKTFDAPEIQTSLKEIAAMGSPVRTHGESDPRQRLLAVRERADLDKILAERLSRYIGENAKERRLRLATMFITDSLGTILGIAYDEQVDEEENSAGRNFCYRTYFHGGHIDHSKSDVSIGEIAPLNATHLSAAFPSTATRLWKVAVSTPIYLTDDHSKPDAIFVVTINLGDFELLQSKEGANQVAVLVEAREGTSRGTILQHPLMDSRRTAGKKLEGEKYQMSTEMMDRLIGGGDVDYLDPLAGADDGDAYDGPWIAAIQPVELPRPLDQGDDRKKPAVLANVRDNADLLVLVQYRLEKVMEPVHQMRSALLFEGAAALMSIMAVTLTLWFLVRRVASPGSFESGSVLEKPTIPRGSTETMAVK, encoded by the coding sequence ATGACGCTTGTTGCTGTCTTCGAGAGTTTGAGTGGCGAGTCTTACATCCAGCGGCGCGAAATGAATCACGACCAAACCGAACACCAATCCGAGGATGGACAGTCGACTAGCAAGAAGCTGTCGATGCGTGCGACGACGCCGCCAGCGGAGGTTCCAGGACATCGTTTGACCCGTTTTCTTGGGTCGGGTGCATTCGGGCAAGTTTGGGTTGGCATCAATCTGAACACCGGCCGAAACGTTGCCGTCAAATTCTACCTGCATCGCGGCGGCGTGAATTGGTCCCTGCTCAGTCGCGAGGTCAAGAATCTTGTGACATTATCCGCCGACCGGCATGTCGTCCAAGTTCTAGAAGTGGGATGGGACGCCGATCCGCCCTATTATGTGATGGAATTGGTCGGCGGTGGCTCTCTTGAAGACCTGCTGGAAGCTCGTCCCCGTTTGCCGGTCACCGAAGCGGTTGAGATGTTTCGCGCGATTTGTGTCGGACTAAGCCACTGTCACAGCAAAGGCGTTTTGCACTGTGACATCAAGCCGGCCAATATCTTGTTGGGGGATGACGGCGAGCCACGACTAGCCGATTTTGGCCAAAGTCGCTTGTCGCACGAACAGACACCGGCGTTGGGGACGTTGTTCTACATGGCGCCAGAGCAAGCCGATTTGAGCTCGACACCCGACGCTAGCTGGGATGTCTACGCGGTTGGCGCGATCCTGTATCGAATGCTAGTCGGATCACCACCCTACCGCAGCGACCAAGTCGTTGGACAGATTGATACGGCGGGATCACTTACCAAACGTTTGGAACGGTACCGGGAAGCCATAGCTAGCGGATCCCTTCCAGATGGTCATGTGCAACACCGCGGTGTGGACCGTCCGCTTGCGCGAATCATCTCGCGGTGTTTGTCGGTCAAGCCGGAAGCTCGCTACGGCAACATCCAACAAATCCTGGACGACCTGGATCGTCGGAACGAGTCGCGATCGCGAAAGCCGTTGATGCTGTTGGGAATTGTGGGGCCGCTGTTGGTCCTGTTGGCGACTTCGTTTTTTGGCTACCGCAGTATCAAACAAGCCAGCGCCAGCACAATGAGCGCGCTTCGAACGGAAGCGTTTGGCAGCAATAAGCTAGCAGCCAGTTTTGCTGCACGCACATTGGAAAGCGAGATCGGTCGATATTTTCAATTGACGACCGACGAAGCATCACGATCAAAACTGATTGAACAACTGCAGAAGACATTCGATGCACCAGAGATTCAAACATCATTGAAAGAAATCGCAGCGATGGGTTCCCCCGTCCGCACGCATGGCGAAAGCGATCCGCGTCAGCGACTGCTGGCGGTCAGAGAACGCGCGGACCTGGACAAGATCCTGGCTGAACGTCTCTCCCGATACATAGGCGAAAACGCTAAAGAACGGCGATTGCGACTGGCAACGATGTTCATCACCGATTCTCTTGGCACGATCCTAGGGATCGCCTACGACGAACAGGTTGATGAAGAGGAAAATAGTGCTGGCCGAAACTTCTGTTACCGAACTTACTTTCATGGCGGGCACATCGATCATTCAAAGTCGGATGTCTCGATTGGCGAAATCGCACCGCTCAATGCGACGCATCTGTCGGCGGCTTTCCCCAGTACAGCAACGCGGTTGTGGAAAGTTGCCGTAAGCACGCCGATCTATCTGACCGATGACCATAGCAAACCCGACGCCATCTTTGTCGTCACGATTAACTTAGGTGACTTTGAACTGTTGCAAAGCAAAGAGGGTGCAAATCAAGTTGCGGTCCTCGTGGAAGCTCGCGAAGGAACATCTCGCGGCACGATTCTGCAACATCCACTGATGGACTCGCGACGAACAGCCGGCAAAAAGCTAGAGGGCGAAAAGTACCAGATGTCAACCGAAATGATGGACCGTTTGATTGGTGGCGGTGACGTCGACTATCTGGATCCCTTGGCGGGTGCCGACGATGGCGACGCCTACGATGGTCCATGGATTGCTGCGATCCAACCCGTCGAACTGCCTCGACCACTTGATCAAGGTGACGACCGTAAAAAGCCAGCCGTACTAGCGAACGTCCGCGACAATGCCGATCTGCTGGTCTTGGTTCAATATCGTCTCGAAAAAGTAATGGAACCTGTCCATCAGATGCGGTCGGCGCTCTTATTCGAAGGAGCCGCAGCACTGATGTCGATCATGGCTGTGACATTGACCCTTTGGTTTCTTGTCCGCCGTGTGGCGTCACCAGGCAGTTTCGAGTCTGGCAGCGTTCTTGAAAAACCAACGATTCCACGCGGTTCGACCGAGACGATGGCGGTCAAGTGA
- a CDS encoding class I SAM-dependent methyltransferase, with translation MQILIRHLSQWAYKTKHSPILKGRAKRMKVFQDLVNPPPGAKILDLGGSPMVWNLIDHDYQVTMVNLPGFNDLSIKDPRYQFVEGDACDLEGVFADQSFDLVFSNSVIEHVGDETQQAAFAREVHRLAPAHWIQTPSDRFPLEVHTGVPFYFRLPSGIRNRLHRSWEKKLPVWYDMISNTRVLSRSQMSSLFPDSVCYRERFALMEKSYAFYKPIS, from the coding sequence ATGCAAATTCTTATTCGTCACCTAAGTCAGTGGGCGTACAAAACCAAGCATTCGCCCATCCTTAAAGGTCGTGCTAAGCGGATGAAGGTTTTTCAGGATCTTGTCAATCCGCCACCCGGCGCGAAGATTCTTGATTTGGGAGGTTCTCCCATGGTGTGGAATTTGATCGACCATGACTACCAAGTCACGATGGTCAACTTACCGGGCTTCAACGACCTCTCAATCAAAGATCCACGTTACCAATTTGTCGAGGGAGACGCCTGTGACCTCGAAGGGGTCTTTGCAGATCAGTCGTTCGATTTAGTGTTTAGTAATTCGGTGATCGAACACGTCGGCGACGAAACGCAGCAAGCGGCTTTTGCGCGCGAAGTGCATCGATTGGCTCCTGCTCACTGGATTCAAACTCCGAGTGACCGATTTCCGCTCGAAGTTCACACCGGGGTTCCGTTCTATTTCAGACTGCCCAGCGGTATCCGCAATCGTCTGCATCGATCATGGGAGAAGAAACTACCTGTGTGGTATGACATGATCAGCAACACACGTGTTCTCAGTCGTTCGCAGATGTCGAGTCTGTTTCCCGATTCAGTCTGTTATCGTGAACGATTTGCATTGATGGAGAAGTCTTACGCATTCTACAAACCGATCAGCTAG